One stretch of Actinacidiphila sp. DG2A-62 DNA includes these proteins:
- a CDS encoding GNAT family N-acetyltransferase yields the protein MDAAAPLTFRPATAADVPALVALIESAYRGDSSRAGWTTEADILEGQRTDPEGVLAVIRKADSRLVAVESGGELVACCQLEHRGEHAYFGMFAVRPKLQGGGLGKAIIAEAERFARDEWGVAEMHMTVITVREDLIAWYVRRGYSRTGQTSPFPYGDERFGLPTRDDLEFELLTKKLR from the coding sequence ATGGACGCCGCAGCACCGCTCACCTTCCGCCCCGCCACCGCCGCCGACGTGCCCGCGCTCGTCGCGCTGATCGAATCCGCGTACCGCGGCGACTCCAGCCGCGCCGGCTGGACCACCGAGGCGGACATCCTCGAAGGCCAGCGGACCGACCCCGAGGGCGTCCTCGCGGTGATCCGGAAGGCCGACAGCCGACTGGTCGCGGTCGAGTCCGGCGGCGAGCTGGTCGCCTGCTGCCAGCTCGAACACCGCGGCGAGCACGCCTACTTCGGGATGTTCGCGGTCCGGCCCAAGCTCCAGGGCGGCGGCCTCGGCAAGGCGATCATCGCCGAGGCGGAGCGCTTCGCCCGCGACGAGTGGGGCGTCGCCGAGATGCACATGACGGTCATCACGGTCCGCGAGGACCTCATCGCGTGGTACGTCCGCCGCGGCTACTCCCGCACCGGGCAGACCTCGCCCTTCCCGTACGGCGACGAGCGGTTCGGCCTGCCCACCCGGGACGACCTGGAGTTCGAGCTGCTCACCAAGAAGCTCCGGTAG
- a CDS encoding amino acid ABC transporter permease encodes MTVGAKRAQAPADDGYRPSARRIERERHERDRTRRAFAVAAVSTLATAAAVYAVVVNSPGWQRTRQTFFSAHYARVAFPDVMHGLWLNLRLLAVCGAVVLVAGLLVALLRTLRGPVFFPVRALATAYVDFFRGLPLIICILVSVFGVPALRLRGVTNDPVTLGGLALCLTYTAYVAEVFRAGIESVHPSQRAAARSLGLSSAQTMRHVVLPQAVRRVVPALLNDMVSLQKDTGLVSIGGAVDAVYGAQIIASREFNYTPYVIAGLVFVAITIPMTRFTDWVAARMNRRQSQGGTV; translated from the coding sequence GTGACCGTCGGCGCCAAGCGGGCGCAGGCGCCGGCGGACGACGGCTACCGGCCCTCGGCGCGGCGGATCGAGCGCGAGCGCCACGAGCGCGACCGCACCCGCCGCGCCTTCGCCGTCGCCGCCGTCAGCACGCTCGCCACGGCCGCGGCGGTGTACGCGGTCGTCGTCAACTCCCCCGGCTGGCAGCGCACCCGGCAGACCTTCTTCAGCGCGCACTACGCGCGGGTGGCGTTCCCCGACGTCATGCACGGGCTGTGGCTCAACCTGCGGCTGCTCGCGGTGTGCGGCGCGGTCGTCCTGGTCGCGGGGCTGCTGGTGGCGCTGCTGCGCACGCTGCGCGGCCCGGTCTTCTTCCCGGTGCGCGCGCTGGCCACCGCCTACGTGGACTTCTTCCGCGGGCTGCCGCTGATCATCTGCATCCTGGTCAGCGTCTTCGGCGTCCCCGCGCTGCGGCTGCGCGGCGTCACCAACGACCCGGTGACGCTCGGCGGCCTGGCGCTCTGCCTGACCTACACCGCCTACGTGGCCGAGGTGTTCAGGGCCGGCATCGAGAGCGTGCACCCCAGCCAGCGCGCCGCGGCCCGCTCGCTCGGCCTGAGCAGCGCCCAGACGATGCGCCACGTGGTCCTGCCGCAGGCCGTGCGGCGCGTGGTGCCCGCGCTGCTGAACGACATGGTGTCGCTGCAGAAGGACACCGGCCTGGTGTCGATCGGCGGCGCGGTCGACGCGGTGTACGGCGCGCAGATCATCGCCAGCCGCGAGTTCAACTACACCCCGTACGTCATCGCCGGGCTGGTCTTCGTCGCGATCACCATCCCGATGACCCGGTTCACCGACTGGGTGGCGGCGCGGATGAACCGGCGGCAGTCGCAGGGAGGCACGGTATGA
- a CDS encoding ABC transporter substrate-binding protein has product MRPAIPPSPRRALLAAAALSSMLVLAVAGCAPQDDDSAGSDAASGSPTAGAAASAAGAACTAASLPTRTKGKLTVGTDNPAYDPWFSDDDPSNGKGYESAVAYAVAKRLGYAPADVVWQKVPFNSAFAPGAKSFDFDVNQVSVNADRRKAVDFSPGYYDVRQAVVARKGSPIASAHSLADLKDAKLGAQVGTTSLDVITGTVKPAKKPAVFQRNDLAVAALKNGQVDGIVVDLPTAFYITGAEVTDAKVVGQFADTGGTPEQFGLVLDKGSGLTACVSRAVTALRGDGTLAALEKQWLSDAVDAPVLK; this is encoded by the coding sequence ATGCGTCCCGCGATCCCGCCGTCCCCGCGCCGCGCGCTGCTCGCCGCGGCAGCCCTGTCCTCGATGCTCGTCCTCGCCGTGGCCGGCTGCGCCCCGCAGGACGACGACTCCGCCGGCTCCGACGCCGCCTCCGGCTCGCCCACGGCCGGCGCCGCCGCGAGCGCCGCCGGCGCCGCCTGCACCGCGGCGTCGCTGCCCACCCGCACCAAGGGCAAGCTGACCGTCGGGACCGACAACCCCGCCTACGACCCGTGGTTCTCCGACGACGACCCCTCCAACGGCAAGGGGTACGAGTCCGCCGTCGCGTACGCGGTGGCCAAGCGGCTCGGCTACGCGCCCGCCGACGTCGTCTGGCAGAAGGTCCCCTTCAACAGCGCCTTCGCGCCCGGCGCCAAGTCCTTCGACTTCGACGTCAACCAGGTCTCGGTGAACGCCGACCGCCGCAAGGCCGTCGACTTCTCCCCCGGTTACTACGACGTGCGGCAGGCGGTCGTCGCCCGCAAGGGCTCGCCGATCGCCTCCGCGCACTCGCTGGCCGACCTCAAGGACGCCAAGCTCGGCGCACAGGTGGGCACCACCAGCCTGGACGTCATCACCGGCACGGTGAAGCCGGCGAAGAAGCCCGCGGTCTTCCAGCGCAACGACCTGGCGGTGGCCGCGCTGAAGAACGGCCAGGTCGACGGGATCGTGGTGGACCTGCCGACCGCCTTCTACATCACCGGCGCGGAGGTCACCGACGCCAAGGTGGTGGGGCAGTTCGCCGACACCGGCGGGACCCCCGAGCAGTTCGGGCTGGTCCTGGACAAGGGCAGCGGGCTCACCGCGTGCGTGTCCCGGGCCGTCACCGCGCTGCGCGGCGACGGGACGCTGGCCGCGCTGGAGAAGCAGTGGCTGTCCGACGCGGTCGACGCCCCGGTCCTGAAGTGA
- a CDS encoding MFS transporter: MARHTVPAPVADRNPSRRWWALAALALSGLTIGLDTTVLTIALPELAASLHATTGQLQWFSTAYTLTVGAAMLPASNLGDRYGRKRMLVGALVLFGGASLWCALAGSPGSLIAARALLGLAGAALMPLGFAMLPVLFPEREERDQAVLLWTTASTLGLPLGPIVGGWLLNHFWWGSVFLLNVPLAAVGALLLAAFLPEARSTRPVRLDLLGAALSSAGLVALIYGSINAGQHGWTDTGTWAPALAGVALLAAFTAWERACDHPLIDLGLFRDAGFSWGTAHATIANFALFGLLFAVPQYFQSVGGSTPLGTGLRLLPMIGGMIVATQFGGRFARRYGPRALITAGFVLAAAALAAAATTSVGTGYGFAAAWIAVLGAGIGLALPAAMSGALGAVSAERAGAGSGLLQAMRQVGGTIGVAVLGTVLSSGYRGRLHTGRLAPTSTAASTPASRRASGPHRPPATGRWCVWCGRPSCTAWTSCCWSPRGPRRRGRCWPCCSSRGATRRARPARPRRARRPPTPGDSRARTPLPQRDQHPDGHHQARRGDHRTRQKNRDRPGRPPGTSSGTASSGRPTG, translated from the coding sequence ATGGCTCGACACACCGTCCCGGCCCCGGTCGCCGACCGGAACCCTTCCCGCCGGTGGTGGGCGCTGGCGGCGCTCGCGCTCTCCGGTCTGACGATCGGCCTCGACACCACCGTGCTCACCATCGCCCTGCCGGAACTCGCGGCGTCGCTGCACGCCACGACCGGGCAGTTGCAGTGGTTCAGCACCGCTTACACCCTGACCGTCGGCGCGGCGATGCTGCCGGCCAGCAACCTCGGCGACCGCTACGGCCGCAAGCGGATGCTGGTCGGCGCGCTGGTGCTGTTCGGCGGGGCGTCGCTGTGGTGCGCGCTGGCCGGCTCACCGGGCAGCCTGATCGCGGCCCGCGCGCTGCTCGGCCTGGCCGGCGCGGCGCTGATGCCGCTCGGCTTCGCGATGCTGCCGGTGCTGTTCCCCGAGCGGGAGGAGCGCGACCAGGCGGTGCTGCTGTGGACCACCGCCAGCACGCTCGGCCTGCCGCTGGGGCCGATCGTCGGCGGCTGGCTGCTCAACCACTTCTGGTGGGGCTCGGTGTTCCTGCTCAACGTGCCGCTGGCGGCCGTCGGCGCACTGCTGCTGGCGGCCTTCCTGCCCGAGGCGCGCAGCACCCGTCCGGTCCGGCTCGACCTGCTCGGCGCCGCGCTGTCCTCGGCCGGGCTCGTCGCGCTCATCTACGGCTCGATCAACGCGGGCCAGCACGGCTGGACGGACACGGGCACCTGGGCGCCGGCCCTGGCCGGGGTGGCGCTGCTCGCGGCGTTCACCGCCTGGGAGAGGGCCTGCGACCATCCGCTGATCGACCTCGGGCTGTTCCGCGACGCCGGCTTCTCCTGGGGCACGGCGCACGCCACGATCGCCAACTTCGCGCTGTTCGGCCTGCTGTTCGCGGTTCCCCAGTACTTCCAGAGCGTCGGCGGCAGCACTCCGCTGGGCACCGGACTGCGGCTGCTGCCGATGATCGGCGGCATGATCGTCGCCACCCAGTTCGGCGGCCGGTTCGCCCGCCGCTACGGCCCCCGGGCGCTGATCACCGCCGGCTTCGTGCTCGCCGCCGCCGCGCTGGCCGCGGCGGCCACCACGAGCGTCGGCACCGGCTACGGGTTCGCCGCCGCGTGGATCGCGGTGCTCGGCGCGGGCATCGGGCTCGCGCTGCCCGCGGCGATGAGCGGCGCGCTGGGCGCGGTGTCCGCGGAGCGCGCGGGCGCGGGCTCCGGCCTGCTCCAGGCGATGCGCCAGGTCGGCGGAACCATCGGCGTCGCGGTCCTCGGCACGGTGCTCAGCTCCGGCTACCGCGGCCGGCTGCACACCGGCAGGCTCGCCCCGACCTCGACAGCAGCGTCCACGCCGGCGTCTCGGCGGGCGTCCGGGCCGCACAGGCCGCCGGCGACGGGGCGCTGGTGCGTGTGGTGCGGGCGGCCTTCGTGCACGGCATGGACGTCATGCTGCTGGTCTCCGCGGGGACCGCGGCGGCGGGGGCGGTGCTGGCCCTGCTGTTCTTCCCGCGGGGCGACACGGAGAGCCCGGCCGGCGCGGCCGAGACGGGCGAGGCGGCCGCCGACACCGGGGGACAGCAGGGCGCGGACGCCGCTACCTCAGCGGGATCAGCACCCTGACGGCCACCACCAGGCACGCCGCGGCGACCACCGCACCCGCCAGAAGAACCGCGACAGGCCCGGCCGACCCCCGGGGACGTCGTCCGGGACGGCGTCCTCCGGCCGGCCGACCGGGTAG
- a CDS encoding serine hydrolase domain-containing protein encodes MAKLSEIRTWCEERLPGLLAQYDVPGAAVAVDLGGEVADHGTGVLSLSTGVEVDTDTLFQIGSITKLWTSTLVMQLVDERLIGLDDPVRGALPEFRIADESAARVITVRQLLDHTAGFEGDIFTDTGKDDDCLEKYVATLADVPQLFEPGRLFSYNNAGYCVLGRLVEVLRGKPYDACLRDHLFTPLGLTHAANGPWEAILYRAAVGHLRPSPREPLAPAPIWALARSNAPAGSMLAMRARDLLAFARMHLDGGRAADGTQVLSARSARAVRERQVDLPRLGVMGDAWGLGWEIFDGSGTSVVGHDGTTVGQAAFLRLVPEHDLAVTLLTNGGRGVDLYHEVVGHILRELAGVELPALPVPPADPPRVDAAHLVGTYGSRMFDNTVSQDGEGRVWVERVPKGLAAEMGMETATIELVALEGDTLIAREPEDGFHQPYAFVAGEDGGPARFLHTGRADRRLTP; translated from the coding sequence ATGGCGAAACTCAGCGAGATCCGGACCTGGTGCGAGGAGCGGCTGCCCGGCCTGCTCGCCCAGTACGACGTGCCGGGCGCGGCGGTCGCGGTCGACCTCGGCGGAGAGGTCGCCGACCACGGCACGGGCGTGCTGAGCCTGTCCACCGGTGTCGAGGTGGACACCGACACGCTCTTCCAGATCGGCTCGATCACCAAGCTGTGGACCTCCACACTGGTCATGCAGCTCGTCGACGAGCGGCTGATCGGACTCGACGACCCGGTGCGCGGCGCGCTGCCGGAGTTCCGGATCGCCGACGAGTCCGCCGCCCGGGTCATCACCGTGCGCCAACTGCTCGACCACACCGCGGGGTTCGAGGGCGACATCTTCACCGACACCGGCAAGGACGACGACTGCCTGGAGAAGTACGTCGCCACCCTGGCCGACGTCCCGCAGCTCTTCGAACCGGGCCGGCTCTTCTCGTACAACAACGCCGGCTACTGCGTGCTCGGCAGGCTGGTCGAGGTGCTGCGCGGCAAGCCCTACGACGCCTGCCTGCGCGACCACCTGTTCACGCCGCTCGGGCTCACCCACGCGGCCAACGGCCCGTGGGAGGCGATCTTGTACCGCGCCGCCGTCGGGCATCTGAGGCCCTCGCCGCGCGAACCGCTCGCACCCGCCCCGATCTGGGCGCTGGCGCGGTCCAACGCGCCCGCCGGATCGATGCTCGCGATGCGTGCGCGCGACCTGCTGGCGTTCGCCCGCATGCACCTGGACGGCGGCCGCGCCGCGGACGGCACCCAGGTGCTGTCGGCGCGGTCCGCGCGGGCGGTGCGCGAGCGGCAGGTCGACCTGCCGCGGCTGGGCGTCATGGGCGACGCGTGGGGCCTGGGCTGGGAGATCTTCGACGGCTCCGGCACCAGCGTGGTCGGGCACGACGGCACGACCGTCGGCCAGGCCGCGTTCCTGCGGCTGGTGCCCGAACACGACCTCGCCGTCACCCTGTTGACCAACGGCGGCCGGGGCGTCGACCTCTACCACGAGGTCGTCGGGCACATCCTGCGCGAGCTGGCCGGCGTCGAACTGCCCGCGCTGCCGGTGCCGCCGGCCGACCCGCCGCGCGTCGACGCCGCCCACCTGGTGGGCACGTACGGCTCGCGGATGTTCGACAACACCGTCAGCCAGGACGGCGAGGGACGGGTCTGGGTCGAGCGCGTGCCCAAGGGTCTGGCCGCCGAGATGGGCATGGAGACCGCGACGATCGAACTGGTCGCCCTGGAGGGCGACACGCTGATCGCCCGCGAGCCCGAGGACGGCTTCCACCAGCCGTACGCGTTCGTCGCCGGGGAGGACGGCGGGCCCGCGCGGTTCCTGCACACCGGCCGCGCGGACCGCCGTCTGACGCCCTGA
- a CDS encoding ABC transporter substrate-binding protein produces the protein MKSARTTIVAVGLLPLALAACSGGGSGGTAGAGGKPVDGRTFTLAIAADPGTLDPQLTSLSVAFQADAFLYDSLVSVDASGKEVAGLAAAWQGDASTATYTLRKGVTCSDGTPLTASVVARNVNWVADPQHGSAKTGLNVPAGAKATADDAAGKVTVTSPTPDAFLARDVGGLPIVCPKGMQDRDLLKRGSSGTGMFTLTQAVADDHYTLTRRKDYAWGPGDWKPGVRGLPDTVVLRVVQNEATAANLLLAGQINAAMIIGQDKARVAARHGFQRALRAPLGEMWFDERPGGPAADPAVRRALTQALDLAQLRTVVTSGDGRAPTGMVASGQGPCTQDTVTGALPSYDPSAAAAALDAAGWKAGPGGVRSKDGKKLSLLFTYPSSRGAPLQTGAELLRTFWQKIGAQVTLKGATDSQLGQSVIGGQGSWDAAFVPLTVTLPTQVVPFVSGPTPPKGGNFAFIDNPGYAAHVKAASALPGTKGCAEWAAAEKALFQRTDVVPFADELTPIFAGGATFELADAAISPSSIRMLG, from the coding sequence ATGAAGTCCGCACGGACGACGATCGTGGCAGTCGGTCTGCTGCCGCTCGCCCTGGCCGCGTGCAGCGGCGGCGGGAGCGGCGGCACCGCCGGCGCCGGCGGCAAGCCCGTCGACGGCCGCACCTTCACCCTGGCGATAGCCGCCGACCCCGGCACCCTCGACCCCCAGCTGACCTCGCTGTCCGTCGCCTTCCAGGCGGACGCCTTCCTCTACGACTCGCTGGTGTCCGTCGACGCCTCCGGCAAGGAGGTCGCCGGACTCGCCGCCGCCTGGCAGGGCGACGCCTCGACCGCGACGTACACCCTGCGCAAGGGCGTCACCTGTTCCGACGGCACCCCGCTGACCGCGAGCGTCGTCGCGCGGAACGTCAACTGGGTCGCCGACCCGCAGCACGGCTCCGCCAAGACCGGGCTGAACGTGCCGGCCGGCGCCAAGGCCACCGCCGACGACGCGGCAGGGAAGGTCACCGTGACCTCGCCGACCCCCGACGCGTTCCTCGCCAGGGACGTCGGCGGCCTGCCCATCGTCTGCCCCAAGGGCATGCAGGACCGCGACCTGCTCAAGCGGGGCAGCTCCGGCACCGGCATGTTCACCCTCACCCAGGCGGTCGCCGACGACCACTACACCCTCACCCGCCGCAAGGACTACGCGTGGGGGCCCGGCGACTGGAAGCCGGGCGTGCGGGGCCTGCCCGACACCGTGGTGCTCCGCGTGGTGCAGAACGAGGCGACCGCCGCCAACCTGCTGCTGGCCGGGCAGATCAACGCCGCCATGATCATCGGACAGGACAAGGCCAGGGTGGCCGCCCGGCACGGCTTCCAGCGTGCCCTGCGCGCCCCGCTGGGCGAGATGTGGTTCGACGAGAGGCCCGGCGGCCCGGCCGCCGACCCGGCGGTGCGCCGCGCGCTGACCCAGGCCCTGGACCTCGCCCAGCTGCGCACCGTGGTCACCAGCGGCGACGGCCGCGCCCCCACCGGCATGGTCGCCTCGGGACAGGGCCCCTGCACCCAGGACACGGTGACCGGCGCCCTGCCCTCCTACGACCCGAGCGCCGCGGCGGCCGCGCTGGACGCCGCGGGCTGGAAGGCCGGTCCCGGCGGGGTGCGCAGCAAGGACGGCAAGAAGCTCTCCCTGCTCTTCACCTACCCCAGCAGCCGCGGCGCCCCGCTGCAGACCGGCGCCGAGCTGCTGCGCACCTTCTGGCAGAAGATCGGCGCCCAGGTCACGCTCAAGGGCGCCACCGACAGCCAGCTCGGCCAGAGCGTCATCGGCGGACAGGGCTCGTGGGACGCCGCGTTCGTGCCGCTGACCGTCACGCTGCCCACGCAGGTGGTGCCGTTCGTGTCCGGGCCGACCCCGCCCAAGGGCGGCAACTTCGCCTTCATCGACAACCCCGGCTACGCCGCCCACGTCAAGGCCGCCTCCGCGCTGCCCGGCACCAAGGGCTGCGCCGAGTGGGCCGCCGCGGAGAAGGCGCTGTTCCAGCGGACCGACGTGGTTCCCTTCGCCGACGAGCTGACCCCGATCTTCGCCGGCGGCGCCACCTTCGAACTGGCCGACGCCGCCATCTCGCCCTCGTCCATCCGCATGCTCGGCTGA
- a CDS encoding ABC transporter permease, with protein MKTPHADLLPAGAGPAAATAPAPADPPAPRLPGMRGLAANPWVRFAVRRLGRLVVSVWVLVTAAFVMIHLIPGDPVRASLGLTAPPQVVALRRHQLGLDASLPTQYLRFLRHLLGGDLGVSMTSGLPVSQVIGDRLPATVALAVAAFAVALLASVPLGLLMAVLTRGGRRRRTELTFTSAGVLVAAIPEFLLAVGLVYVFAVRLGWFPVAGRGGVGSYVLPVASLAAGPAAVLARIVRVETLSVLDADYIRTARAKRLPPRTVYLRHALPNAVTATFTIAGLLLGSLVAGTVLVENVFAWPGLGSTIVQSILAKDYPVVQGVVLVYGVGVLLVNLAVDAGLALLDPRSAILES; from the coding sequence ATGAAGACACCACACGCCGACCTGCTGCCCGCGGGCGCGGGGCCCGCCGCGGCCACCGCGCCGGCGCCGGCGGACCCGCCCGCACCGCGCCTGCCGGGCATGCGGGGCCTGGCCGCCAACCCCTGGGTGCGGTTCGCCGTACGCCGCCTGGGACGCCTGGTGGTGTCCGTGTGGGTGCTGGTCACCGCGGCCTTCGTGATGATCCACCTCATCCCCGGCGACCCGGTGCGCGCCTCCCTCGGCCTCACCGCGCCGCCGCAGGTGGTCGCGCTGCGCCGGCACCAACTGGGCCTGGACGCCTCGCTGCCCACCCAGTACCTGCGCTTCCTGCGGCACCTGCTCGGCGGCGACCTCGGCGTCTCCATGACCAGCGGGCTGCCGGTCTCGCAGGTGATCGGCGACCGGCTGCCGGCCACCGTGGCGCTGGCGGTCGCCGCCTTCGCGGTCGCGCTGCTGGCGTCCGTGCCGCTCGGCCTGCTGATGGCGGTGCTCACCCGCGGCGGCCGGCGCCGCCGCACCGAGCTGACCTTCACCTCCGCCGGCGTCCTGGTCGCCGCGATCCCCGAGTTCCTGCTGGCCGTCGGCCTGGTCTACGTCTTCGCGGTCCGGCTGGGCTGGTTCCCGGTGGCCGGCCGCGGCGGGGTCGGCTCCTACGTGCTGCCGGTGGCGTCGCTCGCGGCGGGACCTGCCGCGGTGCTGGCCCGCATCGTCCGGGTCGAGACGCTGTCGGTGCTGGACGCCGACTACATCCGCACCGCCCGCGCCAAACGCCTGCCGCCGCGCACGGTCTACCTGCGGCACGCGCTGCCCAACGCGGTCACCGCCACCTTCACCATCGCCGGGCTGCTGCTCGGCAGCCTGGTGGCCGGCACCGTGCTGGTCGAGAACGTCTTCGCCTGGCCGGGCCTGGGCAGCACCATCGTGCAGTCCATCCTGGCCAAGGACTACCCGGTGGTGCAGGGCGTCGTCCTCGTCTACGGCGTCGGCGTCCTGCTGGTGAACCTCGCGGTCGACGCCGGGCTGGCCCTGCTCGACCCCCGTTCCGCGATCCTGGAGAGCTGA
- a CDS encoding dipeptide/oligopeptide/nickel ABC transporter permease/ATP-binding protein, which yields MAVEYKAETRETAGPAPASPGTDAAPPRRGARWTAVLRTPLGATACVLLLLVLALAVFGPPIWSGRADAVDTGALLQGSSGKHWMGTDNLGRDVLARVLVATRLSVGLALLATAIGVATGLVLGAAPALLGRRAGRLITSVVNIAVAFPGLLLALFFAVVFGVGAKGAVLAIGFATAPGFARLTQTLVASVAERDFVAAARVAGVGRFRVLVRHILPNVAEPLVVNATIGAGGALLAFSGLSFLGLGVQAPSYDWGRLLGDGLSGIYTHPAAALAPGVAVVVAGLAFNLVGEAVAKAVGSPEAVAAAGPGTSAGPGTSAGPGTSAGPGASAEHAAGDAAARGSGADGRPGDGPGGQDGPVLAVEGLRVSFPGASGPVTPVRGVSLTVARGEAVGVVGESGSGKSLTALAVGRLVEPPGTVRADRLDFLGVPLAGDGAAGGRDGAGRRLPGRRAGGPGRADRAARAARRRLLGTSLAMVFQDPMTSFNPTMRVGPQLAEVAREHLGMNRRQALARAVRRLRDVRVPAAERRAAQYPHEFSGGMRQRAMIGMGVMGSPSLIIADEPTTALDVTVQRQVLRLLGSIRESDGVALLLISHDITVVTQSCDRVLVMYAGRVVEELPTDRLRSRARHPYTRALLATVPGMDTDLDRPLAVIPGRPAAPDRLPRGCAFAPRCAFARDRCRLEDPELEELREPAEPGEPGDAKALGTGRRHRVACWYPQSGDEADAGGAQAEAARATGAAGRTRPAEPAGHDRQAGHAEPAGHAEPVQRDEPVQRDERGAGGARAEGEAGGDE from the coding sequence ATGGCGGTGGAGTACAAGGCGGAGACCCGCGAGACGGCCGGACCCGCGCCGGCGTCCCCCGGGACGGACGCGGCGCCGCCGCGCCGCGGCGCCCGCTGGACCGCGGTGCTGCGCACCCCGCTCGGCGCGACCGCCTGCGTCCTGCTGCTGCTCGTGCTGGCGCTCGCCGTGTTCGGCCCGCCGATCTGGTCGGGCCGGGCCGACGCGGTCGACACCGGCGCGCTGCTCCAGGGCTCCTCGGGCAAGCACTGGATGGGCACCGACAACCTGGGCCGCGACGTGCTGGCCCGCGTGCTGGTGGCCACCCGGCTCTCGGTGGGCCTGGCCCTGCTGGCCACCGCGATCGGCGTGGCCACCGGGCTCGTCCTCGGCGCCGCGCCCGCGCTGCTCGGCCGCCGCGCGGGTCGGCTGATCACCTCGGTCGTCAACATCGCGGTCGCCTTCCCGGGGCTGCTGCTCGCGCTGTTCTTCGCCGTGGTGTTCGGGGTGGGCGCCAAGGGGGCGGTGCTGGCCATCGGCTTCGCCACCGCCCCCGGCTTCGCCCGGCTCACCCAGACGCTGGTGGCCTCGGTGGCGGAACGCGACTTCGTCGCCGCCGCGCGGGTGGCCGGCGTCGGACGCTTCCGGGTGCTGGTCCGGCACATCCTGCCCAACGTCGCGGAGCCCCTCGTGGTCAACGCGACGATCGGCGCCGGCGGCGCGCTGCTCGCCTTCTCGGGCCTGTCGTTCCTCGGACTCGGCGTGCAGGCGCCCTCGTACGACTGGGGCCGACTGCTCGGCGACGGCCTCAGCGGCATCTACACCCACCCGGCCGCCGCGCTCGCGCCCGGCGTGGCCGTGGTGGTCGCGGGGCTGGCGTTCAACCTCGTCGGCGAGGCGGTGGCGAAGGCGGTCGGGTCGCCCGAGGCGGTGGCCGCGGCCGGGCCCGGGACGTCGGCGGGGCCCGGGACGTCGGCGGGGCCCGGGACGTCGGCGGGGCCCGGGGCGTCGGCGGAGCACGCGGCGGGGGACGCCGCGGCGCGAGGCTCCGGCGCGGACGGCCGCCCGGGGGACGGCCCCGGGGGCCAGGACGGGCCGGTGCTCGCGGTGGAGGGGCTGCGGGTCAGCTTCCCCGGCGCGAGCGGGCCGGTCACCCCGGTGCGCGGTGTGAGCCTCACCGTTGCTCGCGGCGAGGCGGTCGGCGTGGTCGGCGAGTCCGGCTCGGGCAAGAGCCTGACCGCGCTGGCCGTGGGCAGGCTGGTCGAACCCCCGGGAACCGTGCGGGCGGACCGGCTCGACTTCCTCGGCGTGCCGCTGGCCGGCGACGGCGCGGCAGGCGGCCGGGACGGCGCCGGGCGCCGCCTCCCGGGCCGGCGCGCGGGCGGACCGGGGCGCGCCGACCGCGCGGCACGCGCCGCGCGCCGGCGGCTGCTCGGCACCTCGCTCGCCATGGTCTTCCAGGACCCGATGACCTCCTTCAACCCCACCATGCGGGTCGGGCCGCAGCTGGCCGAGGTCGCCCGCGAGCACCTCGGGATGAACCGGCGGCAGGCGCTGGCGCGGGCGGTACGGCGACTGCGGGACGTGCGCGTGCCGGCCGCCGAGCGCCGCGCGGCGCAGTACCCGCACGAGTTCTCCGGCGGCATGCGGCAGCGCGCGATGATCGGCATGGGCGTGATGGGCAGTCCGTCGCTGATCATCGCCGACGAGCCGACCACCGCGCTGGACGTCACCGTGCAGCGCCAGGTGCTGCGCCTGCTCGGCTCGATCCGGGAGAGCGACGGCGTCGCGCTCCTGCTGATCAGCCACGACATCACCGTGGTCACGCAGTCCTGCGACCGGGTCCTGGTGATGTACGCGGGCCGCGTCGTCGAGGAACTGCCCACCGACCGGCTGCGGTCCCGGGCCCGGCACCCGTACACCCGCGCGCTGCTGGCGACCGTCCCCGGCATGGACACCGACCTGGACCGCCCGCTCGCCGTCATCCCGGGCCGGCCCGCTGCTCCCGACCGGCTGCCGCGGGGCTGCGCGTTCGCGCCGCGCTGCGCCTTCGCGCGGGACCGCTGCCGCCTGGAGGACCCCGAGCTGGAGGAGCTGCGGGAACCGGCGGAGCCGGGGGAGCCGGGGGACGCGAAGGCGCTCGGCACGGGGCGGCGGCACCGGGTGGCCTGCTGGTACCCGCAGAGCGGTGACGAGGCGGACGCCGGGGGAGCGCAGGCGGAAGCGGCGCGGGCGACCGGGGCGGCCGGGCGGACCCGGCCCGCCGAGCCGGCCGGGCACGACAGGCAGGCCGGACACGCCGAGCCGGCCGGACACGCGGAGCCGGTCCAGCGGGACGAGCCGGTTCAGCGGGACGAGCGGGGCGCGGGCGGCGCGCGCGCCGAAGGGGAGGCGGGCGGCGATGAGTGA